From Prochlorococcus sp. MIT 1223, the proteins below share one genomic window:
- a CDS encoding HAD family phosphatase: MFFPKAILFDLDGVLLDTEPLHGKAWKETASSFGTELNNKQLLSLQGRRRTDCAVQLLNWIPKPLDASEILEVHKPISKRLLKEAKAMPGARDLVNWCFENKCPIALVTSSTSISVKNKISPHPWLNCFLARVEGDDPSLREGKPFPDPYLLGARKLEANPKKCWAIEDSISGSQSALAAGCQVWILKNSLDVQIKSQSDSNPKYINHLSEVLKELKKLNEFI; encoded by the coding sequence ATGTTCTTCCCTAAAGCTATTCTTTTTGATCTGGATGGAGTTTTACTTGATACTGAGCCTCTTCATGGAAAAGCATGGAAGGAAACAGCCTCTTCATTTGGTACAGAATTAAATAATAAGCAACTACTTTCTCTACAAGGGCGTAGAAGAACTGACTGTGCGGTTCAACTTCTCAATTGGATTCCTAAACCTCTAGATGCATCTGAAATTTTAGAGGTGCATAAACCTATTTCTAAAAGGCTTCTAAAAGAAGCAAAAGCCATGCCAGGTGCTAGGGATCTTGTTAATTGGTGCTTTGAAAACAAATGTCCGATTGCTTTAGTTACAAGCAGCACTTCGATTTCGGTAAAGAATAAAATATCTCCACATCCATGGCTAAATTGCTTCTTAGCAAGAGTAGAAGGAGATGATCCTTCTCTTAGGGAAGGCAAACCATTTCCTGACCCATATTTATTAGGCGCTCGAAAACTAGAAGCAAACCCTAAAAAATGTTGGGCCATAGAGGATTCCATTTCTGGGTCTCAATCAGCTTTAGCTGCTGGATGCCAAGTATGGATTCTTAAAAATAGCTTGGATGTCCAAATTAAATCTCAAAGCGACTCAAATCCTAAATACATAAACCATCTAAGTGAAGTCCTAAAAGAGTTAAAAAAATTGAATGAATTCATCTAA
- a CDS encoding carbon-nitrogen hydrolase family protein — protein MSDFLAAALQLTSTSNVEANFSAAEDQIELAARRGAELVGLPENFAFIGDDQKRIEISESLAEKCSRFLVTMARRYQVVLLGGGFPVPAGDGTHTLNRAELIGRDGQLLARYDKIHLFDVDLPEGNTYRESSTFYSGQKAPPVVDVPGLCRVGLSICYDVRFPELYRDLIDKGAELMMIPAAFTAFTGKDHWQVLLQARAIENTGYILAPAQTGVHYGRRQSHGHAMVIDPWGTVLADAGLVPGAAIAPVDKSRVDRIREQMPSIKHRKKELFS, from the coding sequence GTGTCGGATTTCCTAGCAGCAGCTCTTCAGCTAACAAGCACTTCAAATGTGGAGGCAAATTTTTCTGCTGCTGAGGACCAAATAGAGTTAGCCGCTAGAAGAGGAGCAGAATTAGTTGGTCTACCAGAGAACTTTGCTTTTATTGGTGATGATCAAAAAAGGATTGAAATTTCTGAGAGTCTTGCAGAAAAATGCAGTAGATTTTTAGTAACTATGGCTAGGCGATATCAGGTCGTCTTGCTTGGAGGAGGCTTCCCAGTTCCAGCAGGAGATGGCACTCATACTCTAAATAGAGCCGAACTTATAGGAAGAGATGGCCAACTCTTAGCCAGATATGACAAAATTCATCTTTTTGATGTTGATCTTCCTGAAGGTAATACGTATCGAGAATCCTCTACATTTTATTCAGGTCAGAAAGCTCCTCCCGTAGTTGATGTCCCAGGGTTATGCCGTGTGGGCTTGTCGATTTGTTATGACGTTCGTTTCCCTGAGCTTTATAGGGATCTAATAGATAAAGGAGCTGAATTAATGATGATCCCTGCCGCTTTTACTGCTTTTACAGGTAAAGATCATTGGCAAGTTTTGCTTCAGGCCAGAGCTATTGAAAATACTGGATATATTCTTGCACCTGCTCAAACAGGGGTTCATTATGGAAGGCGTCAAAGTCATGGTCATGCGATGGTTATTGATCCATGGGGAACAGTTCTCGCTGACGCGGGATTAGTCCCAGGAGCTGCTATTGCCCCTGTTGACAAATCAAGAGTTGATCGAATTAGAGAACAGATGCCAAGTATTAAACATAGGAAAAAAGAGCTTTTTTCATAA
- a CDS encoding N-acetylmuramoyl-L-alanine amidase yields MDVFKLSRFGSVLAGLFLGSSFYFVSPSYSASALAAWLIRSDGVLELRTKTGTRLKAFFQSAGAGKGDRVWVDFPGELSKPRRISGNGPIKEVRLGKPFSGFTRLVIEFSPSIEIDPRKLKLIGISPNRWELSFDDLSLYSYELKKIGEGDVKRSFRKPSFLGYGRPTYLLDASTLPSVTRGRYKVVIDPGHGGPDPGAVGINGLRETDVVLDVSLQVTEFLKEKGVTVLLTRKKEIDLDLPPRVARANKSKASAFVSIHANASRDHRRDVNGVETYYYTGYRGLSLAKKIHKEIVRVSPGSPDRGVRRSRFFVIRRTDMPAALVEVGFVTGRIDARKLRQSEHRQRLAFAIAKGILNYLKGAR; encoded by the coding sequence ATGGATGTATTCAAGCTAAGCCGATTTGGTTCTGTTTTAGCTGGATTATTTCTTGGCTCGTCCTTTTATTTTGTAAGTCCTTCTTATTCAGCGAGTGCGTTGGCTGCGTGGTTGATAAGAAGTGACGGCGTTTTGGAGTTAAGAACAAAGACCGGGACTAGATTAAAAGCTTTCTTTCAGTCAGCAGGAGCAGGAAAAGGAGATAGGGTTTGGGTTGATTTCCCAGGTGAACTTAGTAAACCTCGTCGAATTTCAGGGAATGGTCCAATTAAAGAGGTTCGTCTTGGTAAACCTTTTAGTGGGTTTACACGGTTAGTCATAGAATTCTCTCCTTCTATTGAGATTGATCCTAGGAAGTTGAAATTGATTGGGATATCTCCCAATCGTTGGGAACTTAGTTTTGATGACCTTTCTTTATATTCATATGAATTAAAAAAGATTGGTGAAGGCGATGTTAAAAGAAGTTTTCGGAAACCTTCATTTTTGGGTTATGGAAGACCAACTTATTTGTTAGATGCTTCAACTCTTCCATCTGTAACTCGTGGTCGTTATAAAGTGGTTATTGATCCTGGTCATGGTGGACCTGATCCAGGAGCAGTTGGAATTAACGGTTTGAGGGAGACAGATGTTGTATTGGATGTGTCACTTCAAGTGACTGAATTCCTTAAAGAAAAGGGTGTGACTGTTTTATTAACTAGAAAAAAGGAGATAGATTTAGACCTTCCACCAAGAGTTGCTAGGGCTAATAAATCAAAAGCCAGTGCTTTTGTAAGTATTCACGCTAATGCTTCGAGGGATCACAGACGCGATGTAAATGGTGTTGAGACTTATTACTACACAGGCTATAGAGGCCTTTCGCTTGCCAAGAAGATTCATAAAGAGATTGTCCGTGTTTCTCCAGGGAGTCCTGATAGAGGTGTTCGACGTTCAAGGTTTTTTGTTATAAGACGCACAGACATGCCTGCTGCTCTTGTAGAAGTTGGATTTGTTACAGGTCGAATAGACGCTCGGAAATTAAGACAATCAGAGCATCGACAAAGGCTTGCATTCGCAATAGCTAAGGGCATACTCAATTATCTGAAGGGGGCCCGTTGA
- the murI gene encoding glutamate racemase: MTIRLGLFDSGIGGFTVLKSLVERHGDVSCVYLGDLARVPYGSKTPKEIRLIASEVVHWLNKQDLTAVLVACNTTNSLALDVVEKFAEVPVFGLIDSAVEMIYEKRVGILATPGTVFSKAYSKKILEKRPGTFVVEQACPAFVPMIETGLVNNEEICMLAKKYLKPLIESQVESIILGCSHYPLLLPILRPLVPSHVRLIDPAIGMAKNLDKLLVNDKFVGVTMQNSLNTKFYVTSDPNGFAARAKHWLKIYPEVELISLRSKACVF; the protein is encoded by the coding sequence TTGACCATTCGTTTGGGACTTTTTGACAGCGGAATTGGAGGTTTTACCGTCCTAAAGAGTCTTGTCGAAAGGCATGGGGATGTTTCTTGTGTTTACTTAGGTGATCTCGCCAGAGTCCCATACGGGTCTAAAACCCCTAAGGAAATCAGATTAATTGCTAGTGAGGTAGTTCATTGGTTAAACAAGCAAGATTTGACAGCCGTTTTGGTTGCATGTAATACCACTAATTCATTAGCTTTAGATGTCGTTGAGAAGTTTGCCGAAGTCCCAGTATTTGGCCTTATTGACTCTGCAGTTGAAATGATTTATGAGAAAAGAGTTGGAATATTGGCAACTCCAGGAACAGTTTTTTCTAAAGCTTATTCCAAAAAAATATTAGAGAAAAGACCAGGTACTTTTGTAGTAGAGCAGGCTTGTCCAGCCTTTGTCCCTATGATTGAAACTGGTCTAGTCAATAATGAAGAAATTTGTATGCTAGCTAAAAAATACTTAAAGCCTTTAATTGAATCCCAAGTAGAATCAATAATACTTGGCTGCAGTCATTACCCACTTCTGCTTCCAATCCTCAGACCTTTAGTACCTTCTCATGTGCGTTTGATAGATCCGGCTATAGGAATGGCAAAAAATTTAGATAAATTACTTGTAAATGACAAATTTGTTGGTGTAACCATGCAAAATTCTTTAAATACAAAATTTTATGTAACCTCTGATCCCAATGGTTTTGCTGCGAGAGCTAAGCATTGGTTGAAAATTTATCCAGAAGTTGAACTGATTTCTCTGCGTTCTAAGGCTTGTGTCTTTTAG
- the sds gene encoding solanesyl diphosphate synthase — protein sequence MITVTEILQPVEKDIEILLKDLRSLIGAGHPILQAAAEHLFSAGGKRLRPGIVLLISRAISKDGNLTEKHRRLAEITEMIHTASLVHDDVVDDASTRRGVPTVHSRFNHRVAVLAGDFLFAQASWHLANLDNLEVVKLLSRVIMDLADGEIKQGLNRYESDQSFEAYLEKSYCKTASLMANSCRAAGSLSGLNDDYLKLLHLFGKKLGLAFQVVDDILDFTGNEKQLGKPAASDLASGYLTAPVLYALEEKPSLSGLIEREFSREGDLENALNLVRESNAINKSRELAEKFAEESREALNWLPESPSRRALLELPEFVLSRLF from the coding sequence ATGATCACAGTTACGGAGATTCTTCAACCAGTTGAGAAGGATATAGAAATCCTGCTCAAGGATCTTCGTAGCCTAATAGGAGCTGGTCATCCAATACTTCAAGCGGCTGCGGAGCACTTATTTAGCGCAGGAGGAAAGAGGTTACGTCCTGGAATCGTTTTATTGATATCTAGAGCAATATCAAAAGATGGAAATTTAACAGAAAAGCATAGAAGGCTTGCAGAGATTACTGAAATGATCCATACCGCTTCGCTTGTTCACGATGATGTTGTTGATGATGCTTCGACGCGAAGAGGAGTGCCAACGGTACATAGTCGTTTTAATCATAGGGTTGCTGTTCTTGCCGGTGATTTCCTTTTTGCTCAAGCAAGTTGGCATTTAGCAAATCTTGATAACTTGGAAGTTGTGAAGCTACTTAGTCGGGTCATTATGGATCTCGCCGATGGAGAAATAAAACAAGGACTTAATAGATACGAATCAGATCAATCTTTTGAGGCTTATCTAGAAAAAAGTTACTGTAAAACAGCCTCTTTAATGGCGAACAGTTGTAGAGCTGCGGGATCTTTATCGGGTCTTAATGACGATTATTTAAAGCTTCTGCATCTTTTTGGCAAGAAATTAGGACTGGCTTTTCAGGTTGTTGATGACATTCTTGATTTCACTGGAAACGAAAAACAACTAGGAAAACCTGCAGCAAGTGATCTGGCAAGCGGATATTTAACTGCTCCAGTTTTATATGCACTTGAAGAAAAGCCTTCTTTGTCAGGATTGATTGAAAGAGAATTTTCACGCGAGGGTGATCTTGAAAATGCCTTGAATTTAGTTAGAGAATCAAATGCTATTAATAAATCTAGAGAATTAGCTGAAAAGTTTGCTGAAGAATCTCGTGAAGCGCTTAATTGGTTGCCTGAATCTCCTTCCAGGCGAGCTTTATTGGAATTGCCAGAATTTGTTCTAAGTAGATTATTTTAG
- the acs gene encoding acetate--CoA ligase: MSSDQSSQIESVLEEQRIFSPDSQKDGECLVPSFEAYQNLVDQCKNNPDKFWADLANKELDWFEPFQKVLDWSNPPFARWFDGGKINISYNCLDRHLGTSIADKDALVWEGEIGDIRRFTYKELHLEVCRTANALKELGIKKGDLVALYMPMVPEAAISMLACARIGAPHSVVFGGFSSEALRDRLIDGNAKAVITADGGYRKDKVIPLKEAVDAALDGGVCPSVESVLVVQRTKEDIFMDEGRDHWWHDLVSRQSEICPAERMESEDRLFVLYTSGSTGKPKGVVHSTAGYNLWAHLTFKWIFDIRDDDIYWCTADVGWITGHSYIVYGPLSNGATTVMYEGVPRPSNPGAFWELIQKHKITIFYTAPTAIRAFMKSGRDIPDKYDLTSLRLLGTVGEPINPEAWMWYREIIGGNRCPVIDTWWQTETGGVMISPLPGATPTKPGSATFPLPGIEADVVNTKGESVEVNEGGYLVVRRPWPGMMRTVHGDAKRFRESYWEFIKPSNGSYIYFAGDGAKKDSDGYFWVMGRVDDVINVSGHRLGTMEIESALVSHYLVSEAAVVGRPDDLKGESIMAFVTLESGHQANDELITELRAHVGSEIGPIARPDQIKFTDALPKTRSGKIMRRILRALASGQEIKGDTSTLEDRTVLDKLRT, from the coding sequence ATGTCTTCTGATCAATCCTCACAGATTGAGTCTGTTCTAGAAGAACAGCGAATTTTTTCACCTGATTCTCAGAAGGATGGGGAATGCCTTGTACCAAGCTTTGAGGCTTATCAAAATTTGGTTGATCAATGTAAAAACAATCCAGATAAATTTTGGGCAGATCTTGCAAATAAAGAATTAGATTGGTTTGAACCTTTCCAAAAAGTACTTGATTGGTCTAATCCACCATTTGCAAGATGGTTTGATGGTGGAAAAATTAACATCTCATACAATTGTCTTGATCGACATCTAGGCACTTCAATTGCTGACAAAGATGCACTTGTTTGGGAGGGGGAAATAGGAGATATAAGGAGATTTACTTATAAGGAACTCCACTTAGAAGTATGCCGTACTGCTAATGCTCTTAAGGAACTTGGAATCAAGAAAGGAGATCTTGTTGCTTTATATATGCCTATGGTTCCAGAGGCAGCTATATCAATGCTCGCTTGTGCTCGCATTGGTGCTCCTCATTCAGTCGTTTTTGGAGGGTTTTCCTCCGAGGCTCTTCGTGATCGATTGATAGATGGTAATGCTAAAGCGGTAATAACTGCTGACGGTGGTTATCGAAAAGATAAGGTCATACCTCTTAAGGAAGCTGTTGATGCGGCTTTAGATGGAGGTGTTTGTCCAAGTGTCGAATCAGTTTTAGTTGTTCAAAGAACAAAAGAAGACATATTTATGGATGAAGGACGAGACCACTGGTGGCATGATCTCGTCTCAAGACAATCCGAGATTTGTCCCGCAGAAAGAATGGAAAGTGAAGACCGCCTTTTTGTTTTATATACTTCTGGTTCGACTGGAAAGCCAAAAGGAGTAGTTCACTCAACCGCTGGTTATAACCTTTGGGCACATTTGACTTTTAAGTGGATTTTCGACATAAGAGATGATGATATTTATTGGTGTACAGCCGATGTTGGTTGGATCACAGGTCATAGCTATATCGTTTATGGCCCCCTTTCTAATGGCGCTACTACAGTTATGTATGAAGGAGTTCCAAGACCTTCAAATCCTGGTGCATTTTGGGAACTTATTCAAAAACATAAAATCACTATCTTTTATACAGCTCCAACAGCAATAAGGGCCTTTATGAAATCAGGAAGAGATATTCCTGATAAATATGATTTAACAAGTCTTAGATTATTGGGAACAGTTGGTGAGCCTATAAACCCTGAAGCTTGGATGTGGTATCGAGAGATTATTGGAGGAAATCGCTGTCCAGTGATTGATACATGGTGGCAAACTGAAACAGGGGGAGTAATGATTAGTCCATTACCTGGAGCGACCCCAACCAAGCCAGGTTCAGCAACTTTTCCTCTTCCTGGAATAGAAGCAGATGTTGTAAATACAAAGGGAGAGTCCGTTGAGGTTAATGAGGGAGGGTATTTGGTTGTTAGGCGTCCTTGGCCAGGGATGATGAGAACTGTGCATGGAGACGCTAAGAGATTTCGAGAAAGTTATTGGGAGTTCATTAAACCTTCAAATGGATCTTATATTTATTTTGCTGGAGATGGAGCTAAAAAAGATAGTGATGGCTATTTCTGGGTAATGGGAAGAGTTGATGATGTTATTAATGTCTCAGGCCATCGATTAGGGACTATGGAAATTGAATCAGCTTTAGTTAGTCATTATTTGGTTTCTGAAGCGGCGGTCGTTGGAAGGCCAGATGATTTAAAGGGTGAATCAATTATGGCATTTGTTACTTTAGAAAGTGGCCACCAAGCTAATGACGAATTAATTACAGAATTAAGAGCTCATGTTGGATCTGAAATTGGCCCGATTGCGAGACCTGATCAAATAAAATTTACTGATGCATTGCCCAAAACCCGAAGTGGAAAAATTATGCGTAGAATTCTCAGGGCTCTAGCTTCTGGACAGGAGATAAAGGGAGATACTAGTACTTTAGAAGATAGAACTGTATTAGATAAATTAAGAACCTAA
- a CDS encoding DUF1350 family protein, protein MCKWRLLNKIWCIWPSRPLGLIEFIGGSYLSASPNISYKYFLESLKKKGFAIHAWTYLPSFDHQSQANDAWRNFRLCRKKIESRVNAPLKVIRIGHSLGCKLHLLSPDRGRNNCALISLSFNNFNANKSIPMLGKISNKLNLKTEFSPSPIETLDLIRSQYIQQNNLIINFLNDRIDQSPILTNALKSRAKDSTTELKLKGDHLTPVSSGLRKNLFSEWSDETYKIKNLNELINTIQRYSIKALGS, encoded by the coding sequence ATGTGTAAGTGGCGATTATTAAACAAAATCTGGTGTATTTGGCCATCAAGGCCTCTTGGCTTAATTGAATTCATCGGTGGGAGCTACCTTTCAGCGAGCCCCAACATAAGCTATAAATATTTTCTTGAGAGTCTTAAAAAAAAAGGTTTTGCTATTCATGCATGGACCTACCTACCCTCTTTTGACCATCAATCTCAAGCTAATGATGCATGGAGAAATTTTAGATTATGTCGAAAAAAAATAGAGTCAAGAGTGAATGCACCCTTAAAAGTTATTAGAATTGGTCATAGTCTTGGTTGCAAATTGCATTTACTCTCTCCAGATAGAGGTAGAAACAACTGTGCTCTAATTTCTTTAAGTTTTAACAATTTTAATGCAAATAAATCTATACCAATGCTAGGCAAAATTTCTAACAAACTTAATTTAAAAACAGAATTTAGTCCTAGCCCAATAGAGACTTTGGACTTAATTAGATCCCAATATATCCAGCAAAATAATCTGATTATTAACTTTCTAAATGACAGAATTGATCAAAGTCCTATTTTGACTAATGCTCTAAAATCAAGAGCTAAAGATTCAACAACTGAATTAAAGCTTAAGGGAGATCACCTAACTCCTGTTAGTTCGGGTTTAAGAAAAAACTTATTTAGTGAATGGTCAGATGAAACTTATAAAATTAAAAATCTAAATGAATTAATTAATACTATTCAAAGATATTCAATCAAAGCTTTAGGTTCTTAA
- a CDS encoding 3'-5' exonuclease: MNQKVENQRQNTQMELLHHLEVPSVFLNDAQESKQISVPTTTVVEESHGNLSGKPNNILILDTETTGLDPNKSLCMEVGVILFNVSNRSVLSQQSFLLPVETNEAEDINNIPAEITRLNQPWKEGIKFFEALLDQCDAVVAHNASFDRQWFGKGLLPAINKPWICTMEDISWPAKKRLSKRPSVRDLAIAYGIPVWNAHRALTDCIYLAEVLLRCDDLEELLTLGLEPRRLMKAEVSYERRHLAKEAGFRWNDPIKGAWTRRLSEREALELEFKVALVDLDKQ; the protein is encoded by the coding sequence GTGAATCAAAAGGTTGAAAATCAAAGACAGAATACTCAAATGGAACTCCTGCATCACCTAGAAGTTCCAAGCGTCTTTTTAAATGATGCACAGGAATCTAAACAGATCTCTGTTCCTACCACCACAGTAGTTGAAGAATCTCATGGAAACTTATCTGGTAAGCCTAATAATATTTTGATTTTAGATACAGAAACAACGGGACTTGATCCTAATAAGAGTCTCTGTATGGAAGTAGGCGTTATTTTATTTAATGTCTCCAATAGATCAGTTCTTTCTCAGCAATCATTCTTATTACCAGTGGAGACGAATGAAGCAGAGGATATAAACAATATTCCAGCTGAAATAACAAGATTGAATCAACCTTGGAAAGAAGGGATAAAATTTTTTGAAGCTTTGTTGGATCAATGTGATGCTGTAGTTGCTCATAATGCCTCTTTTGATCGCCAATGGTTTGGGAAAGGATTGTTGCCCGCAATTAATAAGCCGTGGATATGTACTATGGAAGATATTTCATGGCCTGCTAAGAAGAGACTAAGTAAAAGACCCTCTGTTAGAGATCTTGCTATTGCTTATGGGATACCCGTTTGGAATGCTCATCGCGCTTTGACTGATTGTATTTATCTTGCGGAAGTCCTTCTACGATGTGATGACTTAGAGGAATTATTAACTCTTGGGCTTGAGCCTAGACGACTCATGAAAGCAGAAGTTTCTTATGAAAGAAGGCATCTAGCAAAAGAAGCTGGCTTTAGATGGAATGATCCTATAAAAGGAGCTTGGACAAGGAGATTGAGTGAAAGAGAAGCTTTGGAGTTAGAATTCAAGGTAGCTTTAGTAGATTTAGATAAGCAATGA
- a CDS encoding UbiD family decarboxylase, producing MNFFNKGYSSRDLRDFLSLLEDKDQLIRIKAPIDPNLEMAAISDRVLGAGGPALLFENVIGSKMPVAINLMGTLERVVWSMGLEKADELETLGEKLSILQQPKPPKNLRETRTFGNILWDLIMARPDIDLIPPCHQKIIHEKDLNLYELPLIRPWPGDAGGIITLGLVITKDPETKVPNIGIYRLQCQSAKTMTVHWLSVRGGARHLRKAAELGEKLEIAIAIGVHPLVVMAAATPIPVQLSEWLFAGLYAGEGIRLTRCKTVDLKVPSHSEIVLEGTITPGEELDDGPFGDHMGFYGGVEKSPLIRFHCMTQKNDPIFLTTFSGRPPKEEAMLAIALNRIYTPILRQQIPEIIDFFLPMEALSYKLAIISIDKVYPGQAKRAAMAFWSALPQFTYTKFVIVVDSTINIRDPRQVIWVISSQVDPQRDLFVLENTPFDSLDFASVDIGLGGRLAIDATRKIGPEINHEWGEPLNRSEELERKITAKMKEIGLSDLNNKEPDPSLFGYIIEDLLNKQNLINKS from the coding sequence ATGAATTTTTTTAATAAAGGATACTCCTCTAGAGATCTGAGGGACTTTTTGTCCCTTCTTGAGGATAAAGATCAATTAATAAGAATTAAGGCACCAATTGATCCAAATCTTGAAATGGCCGCGATAAGCGATCGAGTTCTTGGAGCAGGTGGCCCAGCTCTTTTATTTGAAAACGTTATTGGTTCAAAAATGCCTGTTGCCATAAATCTTATGGGGACATTAGAAAGAGTTGTTTGGAGTATGGGATTAGAAAAAGCTGATGAATTAGAAACCTTAGGAGAGAAACTCTCCATTTTGCAGCAACCTAAGCCTCCAAAGAATTTAAGAGAGACTCGAACATTTGGAAATATTCTCTGGGATTTAATTATGGCTAGGCCTGATATAGATCTCATCCCTCCTTGCCATCAAAAAATAATTCATGAAAAGGATTTAAATCTCTATGAACTGCCTTTAATTCGGCCCTGGCCAGGTGACGCGGGAGGGATAATTACGCTTGGATTAGTCATTACCAAAGATCCAGAAACAAAAGTTCCAAATATTGGAATTTACAGACTTCAATGCCAATCAGCAAAAACCATGACGGTCCATTGGTTAAGTGTTAGAGGAGGAGCAAGACACCTTCGAAAAGCAGCAGAGTTAGGAGAAAAGTTGGAAATAGCAATTGCAATTGGTGTTCATCCACTCGTAGTAATGGCTGCGGCGACACCTATTCCAGTTCAATTAAGCGAATGGCTTTTTGCAGGTCTATATGCCGGAGAAGGTATTCGATTGACACGGTGTAAAACAGTTGACTTAAAAGTACCAAGTCACAGTGAAATAGTCCTTGAAGGAACTATTACACCTGGAGAGGAGCTCGACGATGGACCATTTGGAGATCATATGGGTTTTTATGGAGGTGTAGAAAAATCACCACTTATTCGCTTTCATTGCATGACGCAAAAAAATGATCCTATTTTTCTTACAACTTTTAGTGGTAGGCCTCCTAAAGAAGAGGCAATGCTAGCCATTGCACTTAATAGGATTTACACACCAATACTCCGCCAACAAATACCTGAAATAATTGATTTCTTCCTGCCAATGGAGGCACTGAGCTATAAGCTTGCAATCATCTCAATAGACAAAGTATATCCAGGGCAAGCCAAGAGAGCTGCGATGGCTTTCTGGAGTGCTCTTCCTCAATTTACCTACACAAAATTCGTTATAGTTGTCGATTCAACTATTAACATTAGAGATCCAAGACAAGTTATCTGGGTAATTTCCAGTCAAGTTGACCCACAACGTGATTTATTTGTTTTAGAAAATACTCCTTTTGATAGCCTGGATTTCGCTAGTGTGGATATAGGATTAGGTGGAAGATTAGCAATTGACGCGACAAGAAAAATTGGACCGGAGATAAATCATGAGTGGGGAGAGCCTCTTAATAGGTCAGAAGAACTTGAAAGAAAGATAACTGCAAAAATGAAAGAAATTGGCCTATCAGACCTAAATAATAAAGAACCTGATCCATCACTATTTGGTTACATAATTGAAGACCTTTTAAACAAGCAAAACCTAATTAATAAGTCATAA
- a CDS encoding 2-phosphosulfolactate phosphatase family protein, translating to MKLSYFHGAEDVPKDFRSDTAVVIDVLRATTTIAWAFTNGADSVQTFIDLKELQQESLKWPVEQRLLIGERGGKTLKGFDLGNSPLGVTPEIVKGKRIFMSTTNGTKALNRVRDFNNVYTLSLPNRSAVAERILLDKTDDICILGSGWEGSYSLEDSLAAGALASFLLESGSESIVANDELNAALALWHFWKDDLQGCLRVASHGQRLAGIGNHDDDFACCSELDNLVVVPYQSEPGVLCAY from the coding sequence ATGAAACTTTCGTATTTTCATGGAGCTGAAGACGTTCCAAAGGATTTTAGATCTGATACAGCTGTAGTAATTGATGTTCTTCGAGCTACTACAACCATTGCCTGGGCTTTTACTAATGGAGCAGATTCAGTACAGACATTTATTGATTTAAAGGAACTTCAGCAAGAGTCCTTAAAATGGCCTGTTGAACAAAGACTTTTAATAGGAGAAAGAGGAGGGAAAACTCTTAAAGGTTTTGATTTAGGAAACTCGCCTCTTGGAGTTACCCCTGAGATTGTTAAAGGGAAAAGAATTTTTATGAGTACAACTAATGGGACTAAGGCCTTAAATCGTGTGAGAGATTTTAATAATGTATACACTCTATCTTTGCCAAATAGAAGTGCAGTAGCAGAGAGGATTCTATTAGATAAAACAGATGATATCTGTATCTTGGGAAGTGGATGGGAAGGTTCTTATTCTCTAGAAGATTCACTGGCAGCTGGAGCTTTAGCATCATTTCTTTTAGAGAGTGGATCCGAATCAATAGTTGCGAATGACGAACTTAATGCAGCATTGGCTTTATGGCATTTTTGGAAGGATGATCTTCAAGGGTGTTTGAGAGTTGCAAGTCATGGCCAAAGACTTGCTGGAATTGGTAACCATGATGATGACTTTGCATGTTGTTCTGAATTGGATAATCTCGTAGTTGTTCCATATCAAAGTGAACCAGGGGTACTTTGTGCCTATTAA